A genomic window from Veillonellaceae bacterium includes:
- a CDS encoding ABC-F family ATP-binding cassette domain-containing protein — MGVLRVDGLTKAFGIETLFSDVSFELRRGDKVGLIGANGTGKTTLLRCLLGFQQADNGQVSLPAGETVGYVEQDSGTGKHTFYQELASAYSDVLGWQADMRRLETAIAAEKNEAAQAELLNEYAKIVDRFERGGGYEYENNIRRVAFGLGFTDADFERTLDSFSGGQKTRISLARALLR, encoded by the coding sequence ATGGGAGTTTTACGGGTAGATGGACTGACTAAGGCTTTTGGGATAGAGACATTGTTCAGCGACGTAAGTTTTGAACTGCGGCGCGGTGATAAAGTGGGACTGATTGGGGCCAACGGTACGGGTAAGACTACGCTGCTGCGCTGTTTGTTAGGCTTTCAGCAGGCCGACAATGGACAGGTTTCGCTGCCGGCTGGGGAGACAGTCGGTTATGTCGAACAGGATTCCGGCACTGGTAAGCATACTTTTTATCAGGAACTGGCTAGCGCCTATAGCGACGTGCTAGGCTGGCAGGCTGATATGCGCCGTTTGGAGACGGCAATTGCCGCCGAGAAAAATGAAGCTGCCCAAGCCGAGCTGCTTAATGAGTATGCTAAAATAGTGGACAGGTTTGAACGTGGCGGCGGTTATGAATATGAGAATAATATCCGGCGGGTGGCTTTTGGCTTAGGTTTTACCGATGCTGACTTTGAGCGGACGCTGGATTCATTTTCAGGCGGCCAAAAGACACGTATAAGCCTTGCCAGGGCACTTTTGCG